The Nerophis lumbriciformis linkage group LG15, RoL_Nlum_v2.1, whole genome shotgun sequence genome window below encodes:
- the arl14ep gene encoding ARL14 effector protein, with protein MPVTCASTGCNNKFVKGSEIRFYRFPLSKPSLSAKWVQSLGLKNFIPTANTCLCSDHFAPDCFRDYNGKQFLREDAVPTLFPLGQPQDSSKIELRKRASVTLPREAGAANQMASQSERDKGREPAIQRRDKRSSRGGRGGRGGKQLSDRQNIAGKSRVYDSKGRLLSNGKDLCDCLDVDCTGCFYPCTECSSRKCGFECRCNRKWLYEQVEVEGGEIIRNKYAF; from the exons ATGCCGGTCACCTGTGCGTCGACGGGGTGCAATAATAAGTTTGTGAAGGGGTCGGAAATCAGATTTTATAG GTTTCCATTAAGCAAACCTTCCCTTTCCGCCAAATGGGTCCAGAGCCTGGGGTTGAAAAACTTCATCCCAACAGCCAACACCTGCCTGTGCTCAGACCATTTCGCACCCGACTGCTTCAGGGACTACAATGGCAAACAGTTCCTTAGGGAGGACGCAGTGCCGACCTTGTTCCCTCTTGGGCAGCCCCAAGACTCTTCAAAG ATCGAACTACGGAAACGGGCCTCAGTGACATTACCCAGGGAAGCAGGTGCCGCAAATCAAATGGCATCACAATCAGAGCGAGACAAAGGGCGGGAGCCTGCCATTCAACGTAGGGACAAAAGAAGCTCAAGA GGTGGACGCGGAGGCCGTGGGGGAAAACAGCTGTCTGATAG GCAGAACATCGCAGGCAAGAGCAGAGTTTATGACAGCAAAGGTCGACTGTTGTCCAACGGCAAGGACCTGTGTGACTGTTTGGACGTGGACTGCACGGGCTGCTTCTATCCCTGCACCGAGTGTAGCTCACGCAAGTGCGGGTTTGAGTGCCGATGTAACAGGAAGTGGCTTTACGAGCAGGTAGAAGTGGAGGGAGGTGAGATCATTCGCAACAAGTATGCTTTTTAA